The Methanosphaera sp. DNA window ACAGTTTATGCAGTATTTACAATCATTTACACATTTATTTGTAAGAAGAGTTTTAAAGAGTGGTATTTCTGTGTTATTTGCACCTTTTGAGTTGTAGATACATGTATTTTCATGATTTTGCAGGATGTTATCACGGTTATAATTCATTGAATTGCATCTGTCATAGTATGCAGCATCAGATAATACCTTTAAATCCTCATATGCACTCATATAGTAGTTCCTCCCCTTTTATTGTTGAAATATATTAATACTTACTAGTAATTATATTATATGTATTTATTAAAATAAAATTAATTCGGAGAGGAAGTAGTTGTTGGAATAGTAATTCTATTAATTGTTATAATTATTATTATGGCATTATATATTCTAAATCAACGTAAGTAGAAATATATTAATACTTAGTAATGTTATACTATAAGTATTCATAAAAATTTAGGGAGGAATAGAAGTCTATGATAGGAATTATAATTCTTGTTGTTATAATTATTATTATTGCATTATATGTTGTAAGTCTTTATAATGGTCTTGTTGACATGAAAAACAGGGTTAAAAATGCATGGGCACAAGTTGATGTTCAGCTTCAAAGACGTAATGATCTTATTCCTAATGTAGTATCTACAGTAAAAGGTTATGCAGAACATGAAAAATCAACATTTGATGCTGTAACTCAGGCAAGAGCAAATATGACAAATGCAAATGGTGTAGCTGAAATTGCACAGGCAGATGGTGAAATTACAGGAGCTCTTAAATCACTCTTTGCTATTGCTGAAGCTTATCCTGAACTTAAAGCAAACACTAACTTCAATAATTTACAAGATGAACTTGCAGAAACAGAAGATAAAATTGCATATGCAAGACAATTCTATAACGACACAGTACTAAAATATAACAATAAATGTCAACAATTCCCAAGTAGCATAATAGCTGGTATGTTTAACTTCAAAGAAGCAGAAAGCTTTGAAGCAAGAGATGAAGTTAAATCTGTACCAAAAGTGGAATTTTAGATTAATTAGAACATATAAAAGAAAGGTGATGTAGTAGTGGTTATTAAATAATCCATAATAAATTACTTCACCTTTAACTATTTTTTTTTAAGGATAAAATAAGAAAAAGAGAGAAAAAATAATATTTCTAATATAAGGGTTGGTGTATTATAATGAAAAATAATACTTTGAAGAAATTCTTAATGCTTTTTTTAATAACACTACTTCTTATATCACCAATTGCTGCTGGAAACTATCAACTACCATCAGCTGATGTTGACGTGGTAGTGCATGATGATGCAACAGCAACAATAACACAGAAAATTGTATATGATATTAATGGAACTGTAAATGGTGTATACTATCGTATGCCACTAAATGGTGAGCAGGATGTAGAAAATATCTCAGTTGAAACACCAGGATATTACAATACACTAGAAGTTAACAAGACAAACAATCAAATACAACTAAAAGTATGGCTATATAAGGATGCAGCAAAAACACAGAAAGTAAACGATGCAAAAGTTGAGGTAACATACAAATACAACTTCATCAAAGGAGTAAAAGTATATAATGATGTTGCAGAGCTACAATTTGCGGTGTGGGGAAAGTATTGGGATGAAGAAGTACAAAAACTAACAACACACATAACACTACCAGGTGCAATAAATGAAAATGATTACTGGTTTAATCCACCAAATGTTGTAAGTTCACATAATAT harbors:
- a CDS encoding LemA family protein — its product is MIGIIILVVIIIIIALYVVSLYNGLVDMKNRVKNAWAQVDVQLQRRNDLIPNVVSTVKGYAEHEKSTFDAVTQARANMTNANGVAEIAQADGEITGALKSLFAIAEAYPELKANTNFNNLQDELAETEDKIAYARQFYNDTVLKYNNKCQQFPSSIIAGMFNFKEAESFEARDEVKSVPKVEF